One Agelaius phoeniceus isolate bAgePho1 chromosome 6, bAgePho1.hap1, whole genome shotgun sequence DNA window includes the following coding sequences:
- the FRMD6 gene encoding FERM domain-containing protein 6 isoform X2 encodes MNKLPFHNNRVMQDRRSVCIFLPNDDSLNIIINVKILCQELLVQVCDLLRLKDCHLFGLSVIQNNEHVYMDLAQKLYKYCPKEWKKEASKGIDQFGPPMIIHFRVQYYVENGRLISDRTARYYYYWHLRKQVLHSQCVLREEAYFLLTAFALQADLGDFKRNKHYGKYFEPEAYFPAWVVAKRGKDYILKHVPNMHKDQFALTASEAHLKYIKEAVRLDDVAVHYYRLYKDKREVEASLTLGLTTRGIQIFQNLDEEKQLLYDFPWTNVGKLVFVGKKFEILPDGLPSARKLIYYTGCPLRSRHLLQLLSSSHRLYMNLQPVLRQVRRLEENEEKKQYRESYISDTLDLDMEQLEKRSRASGSSAGSARHKRLSRHSTASHSSSHTSGIEADPKAREMGPEDAFSGAGAHRKLKTCSSMTSHGSSHTSGVESGGKERLEEDSQDDEIEMLVDDPRELEQAGEMEVSPDMCVYITEDMLLSRKFNGHSGLIVKEISSSTSSSSETVVKLRGQSTDSLPQTTSRKPKTSTDRHSLSLDDIRLYQKDFLQLANLCQDTAQSFTFGCAHGLDHEGLYCNGCLAQQCINIQDTFPVKRTSKYFSLDLTHDEVPEFVV; translated from the exons ATGAACAAGCTGCCCTTCCACAACAACAGAGTCATGCAGGACCGGCGCAGCGTGTGCATCTTCCTCCCCAACGACGACTCCCTCAACATCATCATCAAC gTGAAGATTTTGTGCCAAGAGTTACTGGTGCAGGTGTGTGACCTGCTGAGGCTGAAGGATTGTCACCTCTTCGGGCTCAGCGTCATCCAGA ACAATGAGCATGTGTACATGGACCTGGCCCAGAAGCTCTACAAGTACTGCCCCAAGGAGTGGAAGAAGGAGGCCAGCAAG GGCATCGACCAGTTTGGCCCCCCCATGATCATCCACTTCCGAGTGCAGTACTACGTGGAGAACGGGCGACTCATCAG tgacaggacagctCGGTACTACTACTACTGGCACCTGAGGAAGCAGGTGCTGCACTCCCAGTGTGTGCTGAGGGAAGAGGCTTATTTCCTGCTCACTGCCTTCGCCCTCCAAGCCGACCTGGGGGACTTCAAGAGGAACAAGCACTATGGGAAATACTTCGAGCCCGAGGCCTATTTCCCTGCCTGG GTGGTTGCCAAGAGGGGCAAGGATTACATCCTGAAGCACGTCCCCAACATGCACAAGGACCAGTTTGCCCTGACAGCCTCAGAGGCCCATCTCAAGTACATCAAGGAGGCTGTCAGGCTGGACGACGTGGCCGTGCACTACTACAGGTTGTACAAG gACAAAAGGGAAGTGGAGGCCTCCCTGACTCTGGGGCTGACAACACGGGGCATTCAGATTTTCCAG AACCTGGatgaggaaaagcagctgctctACGATTTCCCATGGACAAATGTGGGGAAATTGGTGTTTGTG GGCAAGAAGTTCGAGATCCTGCCGGACGGGCTGCCCTCGGCGCGGAAGCTCATCTACTACACGGGCTGCCCGCTGCGCTCGCGccacctcctgcagctgctcagcagcagccaccgGCTCTACATGAACCTGCAGCCCGTGCTGCGCCAGGTGCGCCGGCTGGAGGAGAACGAGG AGAAGAAGCAGTACCGGGAGTCCTACATCAGCGACACGCTGGACCTGGAcatggagcagctggagaagcGTTCCCGcgccagcggcagcagcgccggcagcgcccggcACAAGCGGCTGTCCCGGCACTCCACGgcctcccacagcagctcccacaccTCCGGCATCGAGGCCGACCCCAAGGCCAGGGAAATGGGGCCTGAGGACGCCTTCTCTGGAGCCGGCGCCCACCGCAAGCTGAAGACCTGCAGCTCCATGACCAGCCACGGCAGCTCCCACACCTCGGGCGTGGAGAGCGGCGGGAAGGAGCGGCTGGAGGAGGATTCCCAGGATGATG AGATTGAGATGCTGGTGGATGACCCCcgggagctggagcaggctggggagaTGGAGGTGAGCCCCGACATGTGTGTCTACATCACCGAGGACATGCTGCTGTCCCGCAAGTTCAACGGGCACTCGG GACTCATCGTGAAGGAGATCAGCTCCTccacctccagctcctcagaGACGGTGGTGAAGCTGCGGGGGCAGAGCACCGACTCCTTACCCCAG ACAACGAGCAGGAAACCCAAGACATCGACAGacaggcacagcctgagccTGGATGACATCAGGCTCTACCAGAAGGACTTCCTGCAGCTGGccaacctgtgccaggacacGGCGCAGAGCTTCACCTTCGGCTGCGCCCACGGCCTGGACCACGAGGGGCTCTACTGCAACGGCTGCCTGGCCCAGCAGTGCATCAACATCCAGGACACCTTCCCTGTGAAAAGAACCAGCAAATATTTCTCCTTGGATCTGACCCACGACGAGGTGCCCGAGTTCGTGGTGTGA
- the FRMD6 gene encoding FERM domain-containing protein 6 isoform X1, producing the protein MNKLPFHNNRVMQDRRSVCIFLPNDDSLNIIINVKILCQELLVQVCDLLRLKDCHLFGLSVIQNNEHVYMDLAQKLYKYCPKEWKKEASKVSGEVLHGELRPPLSPSQGIDQFGPPMIIHFRVQYYVENGRLISDRTARYYYYWHLRKQVLHSQCVLREEAYFLLTAFALQADLGDFKRNKHYGKYFEPEAYFPAWVVAKRGKDYILKHVPNMHKDQFALTASEAHLKYIKEAVRLDDVAVHYYRLYKDKREVEASLTLGLTTRGIQIFQNLDEEKQLLYDFPWTNVGKLVFVGKKFEILPDGLPSARKLIYYTGCPLRSRHLLQLLSSSHRLYMNLQPVLRQVRRLEENEEKKQYRESYISDTLDLDMEQLEKRSRASGSSAGSARHKRLSRHSTASHSSSHTSGIEADPKAREMGPEDAFSGAGAHRKLKTCSSMTSHGSSHTSGVESGGKERLEEDSQDDEIEMLVDDPRELEQAGEMEVSPDMCVYITEDMLLSRKFNGHSGLIVKEISSSTSSSSETVVKLRGQSTDSLPQTTSRKPKTSTDRHSLSLDDIRLYQKDFLQLANLCQDTAQSFTFGCAHGLDHEGLYCNGCLAQQCINIQDTFPVKRTSKYFSLDLTHDEVPEFVV; encoded by the exons ATGAACAAGCTGCCCTTCCACAACAACAGAGTCATGCAGGACCGGCGCAGCGTGTGCATCTTCCTCCCCAACGACGACTCCCTCAACATCATCATCAAC gTGAAGATTTTGTGCCAAGAGTTACTGGTGCAGGTGTGTGACCTGCTGAGGCTGAAGGATTGTCACCTCTTCGGGCTCAGCGTCATCCAGA ACAATGAGCATGTGTACATGGACCTGGCCCAGAAGCTCTACAAGTACTGCCCCAAGGAGTGGAAGAAGGAGGCCAGCAAGGTCAGCGGTGAGGTCTTGCATGGAGAGCTGAGGCCACCTCTGTCCCCATCACAG GGCATCGACCAGTTTGGCCCCCCCATGATCATCCACTTCCGAGTGCAGTACTACGTGGAGAACGGGCGACTCATCAG tgacaggacagctCGGTACTACTACTACTGGCACCTGAGGAAGCAGGTGCTGCACTCCCAGTGTGTGCTGAGGGAAGAGGCTTATTTCCTGCTCACTGCCTTCGCCCTCCAAGCCGACCTGGGGGACTTCAAGAGGAACAAGCACTATGGGAAATACTTCGAGCCCGAGGCCTATTTCCCTGCCTGG GTGGTTGCCAAGAGGGGCAAGGATTACATCCTGAAGCACGTCCCCAACATGCACAAGGACCAGTTTGCCCTGACAGCCTCAGAGGCCCATCTCAAGTACATCAAGGAGGCTGTCAGGCTGGACGACGTGGCCGTGCACTACTACAGGTTGTACAAG gACAAAAGGGAAGTGGAGGCCTCCCTGACTCTGGGGCTGACAACACGGGGCATTCAGATTTTCCAG AACCTGGatgaggaaaagcagctgctctACGATTTCCCATGGACAAATGTGGGGAAATTGGTGTTTGTG GGCAAGAAGTTCGAGATCCTGCCGGACGGGCTGCCCTCGGCGCGGAAGCTCATCTACTACACGGGCTGCCCGCTGCGCTCGCGccacctcctgcagctgctcagcagcagccaccgGCTCTACATGAACCTGCAGCCCGTGCTGCGCCAGGTGCGCCGGCTGGAGGAGAACGAGG AGAAGAAGCAGTACCGGGAGTCCTACATCAGCGACACGCTGGACCTGGAcatggagcagctggagaagcGTTCCCGcgccagcggcagcagcgccggcagcgcccggcACAAGCGGCTGTCCCGGCACTCCACGgcctcccacagcagctcccacaccTCCGGCATCGAGGCCGACCCCAAGGCCAGGGAAATGGGGCCTGAGGACGCCTTCTCTGGAGCCGGCGCCCACCGCAAGCTGAAGACCTGCAGCTCCATGACCAGCCACGGCAGCTCCCACACCTCGGGCGTGGAGAGCGGCGGGAAGGAGCGGCTGGAGGAGGATTCCCAGGATGATG AGATTGAGATGCTGGTGGATGACCCCcgggagctggagcaggctggggagaTGGAGGTGAGCCCCGACATGTGTGTCTACATCACCGAGGACATGCTGCTGTCCCGCAAGTTCAACGGGCACTCGG GACTCATCGTGAAGGAGATCAGCTCCTccacctccagctcctcagaGACGGTGGTGAAGCTGCGGGGGCAGAGCACCGACTCCTTACCCCAG ACAACGAGCAGGAAACCCAAGACATCGACAGacaggcacagcctgagccTGGATGACATCAGGCTCTACCAGAAGGACTTCCTGCAGCTGGccaacctgtgccaggacacGGCGCAGAGCTTCACCTTCGGCTGCGCCCACGGCCTGGACCACGAGGGGCTCTACTGCAACGGCTGCCTGGCCCAGCAGTGCATCAACATCCAGGACACCTTCCCTGTGAAAAGAACCAGCAAATATTTCTCCTTGGATCTGACCCACGACGAGGTGCCCGAGTTCGTGGTGTGA